The Fulvivirga ligni genome window below encodes:
- a CDS encoding ligase-associated DNA damage response DEXH box helicase — MGQELIQIGESWFNNQNWKPFQFQLESWQAYLDGYNGLVNAPTGSGKTYSLVMPILLEYIRENGGATSSIGKNGLRAIWITPIKALAKEISNSAQRAVNGLGLDWQVALRTGDTSPADRQKMKKNPPEFLITTPESLQLMLAQKQYPKFFKNLRAVVCDEWHELLGSKRGVQMELGLSRLKNICTDLKVWGISATIGNMDEAVQALLGSTLEQGKSKIIRSDIKKAIEVESVLPDTLEKLPWAGHLGVNLIDKVIPIIKNSNSTLIFTNTRSFAEIWYQKLLERAPELAGIMAMHHGSISRELRDWVENALHQEQLKAVVCTSSLDLGVDFRPVETIIQIGSPKGVARFMQRAGRSGHQPGALSKIFFVPTHSLELVEAAALREAIKVGLVEDRIPYIRSFDVLIQYLVTLAVSDGFNEKEIFEEVKGTFSFNSINREEWVWLLSFITTGGNALTAYDEYRKVEVEDGLYKVNNRRIAMRHRLSIGTIVSDSSLKVKYVTGKYIGTIEEWFIARLSPGDVFWFAGRNLEFVRIKEMAVQVRNTNKKAKAVPSWMGGRMPLSSQMSVMLRKKLHEVTLPGKKEDVELNFLQPLMDLQRKRSHLPSKDEFLIEYFKTREGYHVLMYPFEGRFVHEGMGALLAKRISEITPITLSIAMNDYGFELLSDKEIPIYEALEIDILSSDNLYQDIQGSMNSVEMARRRFRDIAAISGLVFKGYPGQQIKDRHLQSSSQLFFDVFHDYEADNLLLLQAYEEVMDFQLEEARMRKALDRIHHQKIIVKEPEKPTPFAFPIMVDRMREKLSSEKLEDRIKRMTLQFDD, encoded by the coding sequence ATGGGGCAGGAGCTTATTCAAATAGGTGAGAGCTGGTTTAATAACCAAAACTGGAAGCCTTTTCAATTTCAATTGGAGAGCTGGCAGGCTTATTTGGATGGTTATAATGGGCTGGTAAACGCGCCTACGGGTAGTGGTAAAACTTATTCTTTGGTGATGCCTATTCTGTTAGAATACATTAGGGAAAACGGAGGGGCTACTTCATCTATTGGGAAAAATGGCCTTCGCGCCATTTGGATTACACCTATTAAAGCACTGGCCAAAGAGATCAGTAATTCAGCCCAGCGAGCGGTAAACGGGCTTGGTCTTGATTGGCAGGTGGCGCTCAGAACAGGAGATACATCACCAGCCGACCGGCAAAAGATGAAGAAAAATCCACCTGAGTTTCTGATCACCACGCCTGAGAGTTTGCAGCTTATGTTAGCTCAAAAACAATATCCTAAGTTCTTTAAAAACCTCAGAGCCGTAGTGTGTGACGAATGGCATGAGCTGCTAGGCTCTAAACGTGGAGTGCAAATGGAGTTGGGCTTGTCCCGATTAAAAAATATTTGTACGGATCTGAAGGTATGGGGAATATCAGCAACCATAGGTAATATGGATGAGGCTGTTCAGGCGTTGCTGGGATCTACTTTAGAGCAAGGTAAAAGCAAAATTATTCGCTCAGATATAAAAAAGGCGATTGAGGTAGAATCTGTGCTACCAGACACTCTGGAGAAATTACCCTGGGCCGGACATTTGGGGGTTAATCTCATAGATAAGGTCATTCCTATCATAAAGAACAGTAATAGTACTTTAATTTTTACCAACACACGGTCTTTCGCAGAGATTTGGTATCAAAAGCTTTTAGAAAGAGCACCTGAGTTGGCCGGAATAATGGCGATGCATCATGGCTCAATCAGTAGAGAGCTGAGAGATTGGGTGGAAAATGCACTGCATCAAGAGCAGCTCAAAGCCGTGGTATGCACCTCAAGCTTGGATCTGGGGGTAGATTTCCGACCGGTAGAAACGATTATTCAGATAGGGAGCCCCAAGGGCGTAGCCCGGTTTATGCAGCGAGCAGGTAGAAGTGGTCATCAGCCAGGCGCGTTGAGTAAAATCTTCTTTGTACCTACTCACTCTCTTGAATTGGTGGAGGCAGCTGCGTTGCGGGAGGCTATTAAGGTGGGCCTTGTCGAGGATCGTATTCCTTATATCCGTTCTTTTGACGTACTCATCCAGTATCTGGTAACACTAGCCGTATCTGATGGCTTTAACGAAAAGGAAATCTTTGAAGAGGTAAAAGGCACTTTCAGTTTCAACAGCATCAATCGTGAAGAATGGGTGTGGTTGCTTAGCTTCATCACTACTGGCGGAAACGCTCTTACCGCATATGATGAATACAGGAAAGTTGAGGTTGAGGATGGTCTTTACAAGGTGAATAACAGAAGGATAGCTATGCGACATCGCTTGTCCATCGGTACTATTGTGAGTGACTCTTCCTTAAAAGTGAAGTATGTTACCGGTAAGTATATCGGTACTATTGAAGAGTGGTTCATTGCGCGCTTATCCCCGGGTGATGTTTTCTGGTTCGCCGGAAGAAATTTGGAGTTTGTGCGTATTAAAGAAATGGCTGTTCAGGTGCGTAATACCAACAAGAAAGCAAAGGCCGTTCCTTCCTGGATGGGCGGCAGAATGCCGCTTTCCAGTCAAATGTCAGTGATGCTGCGCAAAAAGTTGCATGAGGTCACCTTACCGGGAAAGAAAGAAGATGTAGAACTCAACTTTCTTCAGCCCTTGATGGATTTGCAACGAAAAAGGTCTCATTTGCCCTCTAAAGATGAGTTTTTGATTGAATATTTTAAAACCAGAGAGGGGTATCACGTACTGATGTATCCTTTCGAAGGTCGTTTTGTTCATGAAGGTATGGGAGCGCTGTTGGCCAAAAGAATTAGTGAGATTACTCCTATCACGCTGAGTATTGCCATGAATGATTATGGCTTTGAACTACTTTCTGATAAAGAAATTCCTATTTATGAAGCCCTGGAAATAGATATCCTTTCCTCTGATAACCTCTATCAAGATATTCAGGGAAGTATGAATAGTGTAGAGATGGCCAGAAGGCGATTTAGAGATATTGCTGCCATATCAGGCCTGGTGTTTAAGGGGTATCCTGGTCAGCAGATTAAAGACAGACATTTGCAGTCGTCCTCACAGTTATTTTTTGATGTTTTTCATGACTATGAAGCTGATAACTTACTGCTGCTTCAGGCCTATGAGGAGGTGATGGATTTTCAATTAGAAGAAGCACGTATGCGAAAGGCTCTGGATAGAATCCATCATCAAAAAATCATTGTTAAAGAGCCTGAAAAGCCCACACCATTTGCTTTTCCTATTATGGTAGATAGAATGAGAGAAAAACTGTCATCTGAAAAGCTCGAAGACAGAATAAAAAGAATGACCCTCCAGTTTGATGATTAG
- a CDS encoding potassium channel beta subunit family protein — protein MEYNRLGKSGLQISRLSFGSWLTFGKQIGDNTAEDLMRIAYDGGINFFDNAEAYAGGKSEEVMGEVLSKMGWRRDCYIVSSKVFFGADEGTGNLKPTQRGLSRKHVTEACHQALKRLKVDYLDLYFCHRPDKETPIEETVWAMHNLIQQGKVLYWGTSEWSAQEIMEAHMVARQYNLIGPTMEQPQYNMMVRDKVEVEYSQIYKTVGLGTTVWSPLASGLLTGKYNNESPEDTRFKFESLGWLKDITLAEEKLEKVRKLTAFAAELDTSMPLLALAWCLKNDNVSTVILGASKTSQLEENLKAIDVKDKLTPDVMEHIEQILDNKPQQPAF, from the coding sequence ATGGAATATAACAGACTTGGAAAATCAGGTTTACAAATAAGCAGATTGTCATTTGGTTCATGGCTTACCTTTGGCAAACAGATTGGTGACAATACTGCAGAAGATCTAATGAGAATAGCCTATGATGGTGGTATTAACTTTTTTGATAATGCGGAAGCTTATGCTGGCGGCAAATCTGAAGAGGTAATGGGCGAGGTGCTTAGTAAAATGGGTTGGAGAAGAGATTGTTACATTGTTTCGAGTAAAGTTTTTTTTGGTGCTGATGAAGGTACGGGAAACTTAAAACCTACCCAAAGAGGTCTGAGTAGAAAGCATGTTACCGAAGCTTGCCATCAGGCACTGAAAAGATTAAAGGTAGATTATTTAGACTTATATTTTTGTCACCGGCCTGATAAGGAAACTCCTATAGAAGAAACGGTCTGGGCGATGCATAATCTGATTCAGCAAGGTAAAGTGCTCTATTGGGGTACTTCTGAATGGAGCGCGCAAGAGATCATGGAGGCTCATATGGTAGCCAGACAATACAATCTCATAGGCCCTACCATGGAGCAGCCTCAATATAACATGATGGTGCGAGATAAAGTGGAGGTAGAGTATTCGCAGATATATAAAACTGTAGGGTTGGGTACTACAGTGTGGTCACCACTGGCTTCAGGCTTGCTAACAGGAAAGTACAACAATGAATCTCCGGAAGATACTCGCTTTAAGTTTGAAAGCTTAGGATGGTTAAAGGATATAACTCTTGCAGAAGAAAAACTTGAGAAAGTAAGAAAACTAACCGCTTTTGCTGCTGAATTGGACACCTCAATGCCCTTATTAGCTTTGGCGTGGTGTTTAAAAAACGATAATGTGAGCACTGTGATTCTGGGTGCTTCAAAAACCAGCCAATTGGAAGAAAACCTGAAAGCTATTGATGTAAAAGATAAGCTCACCCCAGATGTAATGGAGCATATTGAGCAAATTCTAGATAATAAGCCTCAGCAACCAGCATTCTAA
- a CDS encoding SusD/RagB family nutrient-binding outer membrane lipoprotein, protein MKLINKNIFLLLIMALFTFSCNDFLDVNSDPNKVDAEQVNLSSLLPTALEATSETHYSTIYTASRVTHQVDHVAGYYTEFTMDADWSRIYLESLNTLKVIADKAEEEESPHYLGIARALQALNLGILTDSWEDAPYSMALTGSKNITPEYDSQESLYGMIFIYLDEAEAGLMAEESFNEPGQDDMVYGGDLSKWLKLVHSLRARYMLHLHQKGVFTAAQILAEIDEGFESNADNFQLFYNDVNLNPVHSKVALANETGNLTITHGKYLVDLMNGRLYTVFDPRLPIIADTTGSEKPTYEGLASYDSNSPVHSTEITRSTWYATADAPIIMMNYSELKFIEAEMALSTDIARANEAYLDGISAHMDMLGVSESDENDYLTDPNVDMGGSPDLEHIMKEKYLALFLNFETWNDMRRYGFSTDVYKGFEEPEYDGRDEPATRALYPISELNRNGANLFAHIKDFTDTMWKDQN, encoded by the coding sequence ATGAAACTTATCAATAAAAATATCTTTTTATTACTAATAATGGCGCTTTTTACATTTTCATGTAATGACTTTCTTGATGTAAATAGTGACCCAAATAAAGTAGATGCGGAGCAGGTAAACTTAAGTTCTTTGCTCCCTACAGCTCTGGAGGCCACTTCGGAAACACATTATTCCACAATATATACGGCATCTAGAGTGACGCATCAGGTAGACCATGTAGCTGGATATTACACGGAGTTCACCATGGATGCGGACTGGTCTAGAATTTATCTGGAGAGTTTAAATACACTGAAAGTAATTGCGGATAAGGCTGAGGAGGAGGAGTCGCCTCATTATTTGGGCATCGCAAGGGCTCTTCAAGCATTGAATCTAGGAATTCTTACAGATTCATGGGAAGATGCACCCTATTCAATGGCACTCACGGGTTCTAAAAACATTACTCCTGAGTATGACTCTCAAGAAAGCCTTTATGGAATGATTTTCATCTATTTGGATGAGGCAGAAGCTGGTTTGATGGCTGAAGAATCGTTCAATGAGCCAGGTCAGGATGATATGGTTTATGGTGGTGATTTATCAAAATGGTTAAAGTTAGTCCATTCATTGAGAGCAAGATACATGCTGCATCTTCATCAGAAGGGTGTATTTACTGCGGCACAGATCTTAGCTGAGATTGATGAAGGTTTTGAATCTAATGCCGATAATTTCCAACTCTTTTATAATGATGTCAATCTAAACCCAGTTCATAGTAAAGTTGCTCTAGCGAATGAAACCGGAAACCTGACCATCACTCATGGTAAATACCTGGTCGATTTAATGAACGGGCGATTGTATACTGTTTTTGATCCGAGATTACCCATCATAGCAGATACTACAGGGAGCGAAAAGCCTACTTATGAAGGATTGGCCTCTTATGATTCTAATTCACCTGTTCATAGTACGGAAATAACCAGATCTACCTGGTATGCCACTGCGGATGCGCCCATAATTATGATGAATTACTCTGAATTAAAATTCATAGAAGCAGAAATGGCTCTGTCTACGGATATAGCCAGGGCGAACGAAGCTTATTTGGATGGCATCAGCGCTCACATGGATATGCTTGGGGTAAGTGAAAGTGATGAAAATGATTATCTCACTGATCCTAATGTAGACATGGGAGGCTCTCCTGATCTAGAGCATATTATGAAGGAAAAATATTTAGCCTTGTTTTTGAATTTTGAGACATGGAATGATATGAGAAGGTATGGATTTAGCACTGATGTTTACAAGGGGTTTGAAGAGCCTGAGTACGATGGCCGTGATGAGCCAGCAACACGTGCTTTATACCCTATTTCCGAACTCAATAGAAATGGAGCCAACTTGTTTGCTCACATCAAAGATTTCACAGATACCATGTGGAAAGATCAAAATTAA
- a CDS encoding SusC/RagA family TonB-linked outer membrane protein, with amino-acid sequence MKKFFTYLLFLLFVLSVHLGLAQSQTINGQVSTEDGEALPGVSVLIKGSSTGTVTDVDGKYTLQVSDEAATLIFSFIGYETAEVSIQGRSKIDFTMTPDITELNEVVVTALGISREKRALGYAVEQVNQTAIENSGQTNIVNTLQGRVAGVTIRNSSGAPGSGADIIIRGMTSLDPNRTNRPLYVIDGIEMSDDVDALPILPSAGSNATTSESQASVGNRAIDINPRDIESLTILKGAQATALYGIRAANGAVIITTKKGKKGAPQINLYYGAGWSEVNKAPTVQRNFIDGIYSTTAKRNGYLWDTWGAPVNPELPDPTHDIYDDFFQKGTESSFGGSVAGANDIFNYRFSIDKLYQTGVIPKTDWGKTNFSFSTGINISKRLEATASIRYANTGGNKPHVGDKSILSNLGYVTTVADVNHYDEPYDYSNNIFAGIIDHPLYLVNNNKYTDDVNRYISGIGLKYKWNDQLSFNYKVGTDVYSDERTRIVDSETDEGSQVGGFVVEQRNKSASFTSNLFAQFKYDLPYDMSLSGVLGQYLFISDKNYLTTRGEDLVLDNFYNLDNAINIYQANDKTRYRNAAVYGELTFGFKNYLFLSLTGRNDWSSTLPKQNNSYFFPAASLSWVVSDMFEIPEYISFVKLRGSYAIVGKDASPYQTGVYFQKATNFPFGDALGFRQSTLIGDEELKPEFTKTTEFGADLRFVQNRLGIQFTYYKSDLTDMILSVPISNTTGAARFVTNAGSMTSEGIELSLNASPVKMNDFSWDVNLNWSTQEGKVNEIADGIEEIELFSSFGITNKYVRGGKIGDLYGYVYRRAPDGQLIVNDSGLPEVDWDSLQLAGNAIPDWSAGLTNTFRYKGFELSVLLEWKKGGDVLDMGRRNSMRNGQLKETERRFEEVVFTGVNEVTDEEGEVIDYVPNTTPVEITPSFYRSTTNYNYAAEVLLEDASWFRVRNISLSYNFPNQLLGKIGLNSAKLSLTAYNVFLSTPVKGYDPETNYFGSGSNIYGYTGLKTPATRSFSVHLNLGI; translated from the coding sequence ATGAAGAAGTTCTTTACTTATTTATTATTCTTGCTATTTGTGCTCTCGGTGCACCTGGGTTTAGCCCAGTCGCAAACCATAAATGGTCAGGTTTCTACCGAAGATGGAGAGGCTTTGCCTGGTGTTTCAGTGCTAATAAAGGGGAGTAGCACCGGTACCGTTACAGATGTAGATGGCAAGTATACATTGCAGGTAAGCGATGAAGCGGCCACACTAATTTTCTCATTTATCGGCTACGAAACTGCCGAAGTGTCTATCCAGGGTCGCTCAAAAATTGATTTCACCATGACCCCAGATATCACTGAATTGAATGAGGTGGTAGTAACGGCTTTGGGGATTTCCCGGGAAAAGCGTGCCTTAGGATATGCTGTTGAGCAGGTAAACCAAACCGCTATTGAAAATAGTGGGCAGACTAATATTGTTAACACTCTTCAGGGACGAGTGGCAGGTGTTACAATTCGTAACTCCAGTGGCGCACCTGGTTCAGGTGCTGACATTATTATACGTGGTATGACCTCCCTGGATCCTAATAGGACTAATAGACCTCTATATGTGATAGACGGAATAGAAATGAGTGATGACGTTGATGCGCTGCCTATTTTGCCGAGTGCCGGTTCAAATGCTACAACTTCTGAATCTCAAGCCAGCGTTGGGAATAGAGCTATTGATATTAATCCTCGAGATATTGAATCATTGACCATATTGAAGGGAGCCCAGGCTACTGCTTTATACGGTATAAGAGCAGCCAATGGAGCCGTAATTATCACTACGAAGAAGGGTAAGAAAGGTGCTCCTCAAATCAATCTGTATTATGGGGCAGGATGGTCTGAAGTAAATAAGGCGCCAACTGTTCAGAGAAACTTTATTGATGGAATTTACTCAACCACAGCTAAAAGAAATGGCTATTTATGGGATACCTGGGGTGCACCTGTGAATCCTGAGCTTCCGGATCCTACCCATGACATTTATGATGATTTTTTTCAGAAGGGTACCGAGTCAAGCTTTGGTGGAAGTGTGGCAGGAGCTAATGATATTTTCAATTACCGATTTTCTATTGACAAACTTTATCAAACCGGAGTTATTCCTAAAACTGACTGGGGAAAAACTAATTTCAGTTTTTCCACGGGTATAAATATTTCTAAAAGATTAGAAGCCACTGCAAGTATAAGATATGCAAATACCGGTGGTAATAAGCCTCATGTTGGTGATAAGTCAATTTTGAGTAATCTTGGATATGTTACTACAGTAGCTGATGTGAATCATTATGATGAGCCGTATGACTATAGCAATAATATCTTCGCCGGTATTATTGATCATCCTCTGTATTTGGTAAATAATAACAAATATACTGATGATGTAAATAGATATATTTCAGGAATTGGGCTAAAGTATAAATGGAATGATCAGCTATCATTTAACTATAAAGTTGGTACAGATGTATACAGCGATGAGCGTACGAGGATAGTTGACAGTGAAACTGATGAAGGCTCTCAAGTAGGTGGCTTTGTGGTAGAGCAGCGTAATAAAAGTGCCTCATTTACATCTAATCTATTTGCCCAGTTTAAATATGATCTACCGTATGATATGAGCTTGTCAGGTGTTTTGGGTCAATATTTATTTATTAGTGATAAGAACTATCTTACTACTCGTGGTGAGGATCTTGTTCTGGATAATTTTTATAATCTAGATAATGCTATAAATATTTATCAGGCAAATGATAAGACCAGATACAGAAATGCTGCCGTATATGGAGAGTTAACCTTTGGTTTTAAAAACTATTTATTTCTTTCACTTACAGGTCGAAACGACTGGTCATCCACTCTTCCTAAGCAGAACAATTCTTATTTCTTTCCTGCAGCCAGCTTAAGTTGGGTAGTTTCGGATATGTTTGAAATCCCTGAGTATATTTCTTTTGTAAAATTGAGAGGTTCTTATGCCATTGTGGGTAAAGATGCTTCACCTTATCAAACCGGAGTATACTTTCAAAAGGCTACCAATTTTCCATTTGGAGATGCCTTGGGCTTTCGTCAGTCTACTTTAATAGGTGATGAGGAGCTGAAACCGGAGTTTACTAAAACTACTGAGTTTGGTGCCGATCTAAGGTTTGTTCAGAACCGTCTTGGCATCCAATTTACATATTATAAGAGTGATCTTACTGATATGATTTTGTCAGTGCCTATCAGCAACACTACCGGTGCCGCCAGATTTGTTACTAATGCCGGCTCTATGACTAGTGAAGGAATAGAGTTGAGTTTAAACGCATCGCCAGTCAAAATGAATGATTTTTCATGGGATGTAAACCTTAATTGGTCCACCCAGGAGGGAAAAGTAAATGAAATAGCAGATGGCATTGAGGAAATTGAATTATTTTCTTCTTTCGGTATCACTAATAAGTATGTGAGAGGTGGAAAAATCGGTGATTTATACGGTTATGTGTATCGTAGAGCCCCTGATGGTCAATTAATTGTAAATGACAGTGGCCTTCCTGAGGTCGATTGGGATAGTTTACAGTTAGCAGGTAATGCAATTCCTGACTGGTCTGCTGGCCTTACCAATACTTTTCGCTACAAAGGCTTTGAGCTATCTGTATTGCTCGAGTGGAAGAAGGGTGGAGATGTGCTTGATATGGGTAGAAGGAATAGTATGAGAAATGGTCAGTTGAAGGAAACAGAGCGACGATTTGAAGAGGTAGTTTTTACAGGAGTGAATGAAGTTACTGATGAAGAAGGTGAGGTAATCGATTATGTGCCAAATACTACACCTGTAGAAATAACGCCGTCGTTTTATCGCTCCACTACCAACTATAATTATGCGGCAGAGGTCCTTCTTGAGGATGCTTCCTGGTTTAGGGTAAGGAATATCAGTTTGTCTTATAATTTCCCTAATCAATTGCTTGGAAAGATTGGATTGAACTCGGCCAAGCTCTCGCTAACTGCTTACAATGTATTCTTAAGTACACCGGTGAAAGGCTATGATCCTGAGACCAATTATTTCGGTAGTGGAAGCAATATCTATGGATACACTGGTTTAAAGACTCCTGCTACCAGAAGTTTTTCAGTTCATTTAAATCTTGGAATTTAA
- a CDS encoding ATP-dependent DNA ligase, which produces MKHFTELFTRLDQTTKTLVKVDALTEYFEKAPDKDKLWTIALLSHRRPKRTVNRNYIKQWAAEFSGLPFWLFEESYHVAGDLAETIALILPNPDTRTDFTLTYWIEFIQSLGGLEEEEKKAKLKDAWLSLDAIERFVFNKLITGGFRMGVSQKLMTRALSKYTGIDESSLAHRLMGNWTPETTTFHDLVLSEDPNEDNSKPYPFYLAYALEDEVDSLGSPDEWIAERKWDGIRGQIIVRDDELYVWSRGEELVTDKYPEYEVLIDKLPNGTVLDGEILPYKDGQPLSFNLLQTRIGRKNLTKSVLQKSPVVFRVYDVLEWQGEDIRQKPMQERRELLEEIVSQVNDPVMPISELVAFESWEQLAEERDKSREYVSEGIMLKRKDSIYRDGRKKGDWWKWKVDPLTIDAVMIYAMRGSGRRANLYTDYTFAVWDGEMLVPFTKAYSGLTDKEIGQVDRFVKKNTIDRFGPVRSVNPELVFEIAFEGINKSTRHKSGVALRFPRIKRWRHDKKKEEANTLEELHQLLEAYG; this is translated from the coding sequence ATGAAGCATTTTACTGAACTATTCACCCGCCTGGATCAGACCACAAAAACACTGGTAAAGGTAGATGCCCTCACCGAGTATTTCGAAAAGGCTCCTGACAAAGATAAGCTTTGGACCATAGCACTCCTTTCTCATCGTAGACCTAAGCGAACGGTTAATCGAAATTACATCAAACAGTGGGCAGCAGAGTTCAGCGGCCTGCCTTTCTGGCTTTTTGAGGAGAGCTACCACGTGGCAGGAGATTTGGCTGAGACCATCGCCCTCATATTACCTAACCCGGATACCAGAACTGACTTCACGCTCACTTACTGGATAGAGTTTATACAGTCACTGGGAGGACTGGAGGAAGAAGAGAAAAAGGCTAAATTAAAAGACGCCTGGCTTTCGCTGGATGCCATTGAGCGCTTTGTGTTCAATAAGCTGATCACTGGTGGTTTTAGAATGGGTGTTTCCCAAAAGCTGATGACAAGGGCTTTGTCAAAATACACCGGCATAGATGAAAGCAGCCTGGCACATCGCCTTATGGGTAATTGGACTCCAGAGACAACTACTTTTCATGACCTGGTGCTGTCTGAAGATCCCAATGAGGATAATTCAAAGCCATATCCTTTTTATCTGGCCTATGCTTTAGAAGATGAGGTGGACTCACTGGGCAGCCCTGATGAATGGATTGCTGAAAGAAAGTGGGATGGCATCCGCGGACAGATCATAGTGCGAGATGATGAGCTCTATGTTTGGTCCCGAGGTGAAGAGCTGGTAACAGATAAGTATCCTGAATATGAGGTGCTAATAGATAAACTACCCAACGGCACTGTGTTAGATGGTGAAATTCTGCCTTATAAAGACGGGCAGCCACTTTCATTCAATTTATTACAAACCAGAATAGGTCGTAAAAATCTGACTAAGAGTGTATTGCAAAAGTCTCCTGTAGTTTTTAGGGTGTATGATGTTTTGGAATGGCAAGGAGAAGACATTCGTCAAAAGCCTATGCAAGAAAGGAGGGAGCTCCTGGAAGAAATTGTGAGCCAGGTGAATGATCCTGTTATGCCAATTTCTGAGCTGGTAGCATTTGAAAGTTGGGAACAGCTGGCAGAGGAGAGAGACAAGAGCCGGGAATATGTCAGTGAAGGAATCATGCTCAAGCGCAAGGATTCAATTTACCGTGATGGTAGAAAAAAAGGCGATTGGTGGAAATGGAAGGTCGATCCTTTAACCATAGATGCCGTTATGATCTACGCTATGCGAGGCAGCGGCCGAAGAGCTAATTTATACACCGATTATACTTTCGCTGTCTGGGATGGAGAGATGCTGGTGCCCTTTACAAAGGCTTATTCTGGCCTCACTGATAAAGAAATTGGCCAGGTAGACCGGTTTGTGAAGAAAAATACCATTGATAGGTTTGGGCCGGTAAGAAGTGTAAATCCTGAATTGGTCTTTGAAATTGCCTTTGAAGGCATCAATAAATCTACTCGCCACAAATCAGGTGTGGCCCTTAGGTTTCCCCGAATAAAAAGATGGCGACATGATAAAAAGAAAGAAGAAGCCAATACTTTAGAGGAGCTGCATCAGCTTTTGGAAGCATATGGTTAA
- the trxA gene encoding thioredoxin has protein sequence MSKFADLINSNKPVLVDFFASWCGPCKAMDPVLSELKSEMGEKARIIKVDVDANKHAAFTYGISGVPTFVLFKNGKVIWKQSGATPKHQLSNIINQFV, from the coding sequence ATGTCGAAATTCGCAGATTTAATAAATAGTAATAAGCCGGTGTTAGTAGATTTTTTTGCTAGTTGGTGTGGCCCGTGTAAGGCTATGGATCCGGTTTTAAGTGAGTTGAAATCAGAAATGGGAGAAAAAGCTCGCATAATAAAGGTAGATGTAGATGCTAACAAGCATGCAGCATTTACATATGGAATAAGTGGTGTGCCTACTTTTGTTCTTTTTAAGAACGGAAAGGTTATCTGGAAACAAAGTGGCGCTACACCGAAGCATCAGCTAAGCAATATTATTAATCAATTTGTTTAA